The stretch of DNA CTGGGGCAGGTGCTCCAAGCCCTCGGTCAGCGCCTGTTAGAAGATCGGTAACAGAATCTAAAGCCTGGGTTAGAAAAAGCGCCGTCCGTCATCATCTGATCGACACTAGTGTTTATACCTAAACCTAGGACTGACTCCATTTATGAGTGACTTTGACGACTTTTTGCGCCACAAATACGCCTACGTGGCCATCGGCGAGTTCAAACCCGGCTGTTTTAGCGAGGCCCGCCAGCTCTACGAAAAGGCGGTCTCTACCTACACCGAGGGCTTTAAGGGCGCGTACCTGCTGCAGGAGCCGGGCAGCGATCGCGGCATCGCCATTATTTTGTGGGACAGCATTGAGAACATGGACGGCCACCACGACGCCGTCTACCAGCAGACCCTGGGCAAAATTGCCCACCTGTTTGAGGCCCCGCCAGTGACGGCTTTCTACGAAGTGTGCAGTGAAATTGGCCTGCCCCAGATTTTGGCCAGTGCCTCAGCTCAGTAGGCCGCCTTTTTCCCCGGGGTCGAGCACAGGCACGGGGTGATGCACCGGTATGAATAGGCATTCACCGCCCCACGCAGGGGCAAGCGGCGGTTTGCCCCTAGCCAAATTCATGCCCCCATTCAGCAACACCCTCTTCATAGCCGCTCCAGGGGAGCTGCCCTCAGGCCTTCTCCGCCGGCCACCGCCACCAAAATTTTGGCGGCGGTGGCCGCTTCGGTTGGATGGCGATGGGATTTGGAGGTTCTGCTTAAAGATGGTGGCAAAGCCGGCAAAAAAGTCGTTCCACTTTGAAAAACTGGGATAAGCTAATTGGCGACGTTCGCTGCTCCCACGATCGCGTTTTACACCATGATCGGTCGACTTCGCTCCCTGCCACAGCTTTCTCTTCTAACGCCGGTCACCGCCCGCTGGGCAAAGACCGCAGCCCATACCTTCACCAGGGTTTTCAAGTCCTGGCCTCGCCCTAAAGCCCTGCTGGGGCTGGGGGTATCGACGGCGGTAGCGGTGGCCCTATTGATGCCCCGCTCGTTGCCACCGGCTATTGCCCAGGACATTGCTGCCGCCCTCTGGACCCGGGCCTCCTTCCCGGTCGAAGATTTTCAAACCTACACCTCCCCCTTTGGCTACCGCAGTGATCCCTACAGCGGTAGCCCTCGTTTTCATTACGGGCTGGACCTGGCCGCCCCCAATGGCAGCTACATCCGCAACTGGTGGACCGGGGAAGTGCTCTGGGTAGAAGACCAGGGGGCCTGTGGCACCTCCCTGGCGATCAAGTCGGGCGAATGGACCCACATCTACTGCCACATGCACGGCCATGTGGAGGGCAGTGGACAAAATAAAGTCCTCGTCGATCGCAACGGCGGCATTCAGCTGCGGCCAGGGCAGACCGTGCCTGCTGGGGCCCGCATTGGCCGCGTGGGCATGACGGGCCGCACTACCGGCCCCCACCTGCACTGGGGTCTCAAGTACCAGGACAACTGGGTCGATCCGGCCCTGGTGCTGCGCGCCATGTACGTTGGCCAGCAGGCCGCCCTGTAGGCCGCGGTGCCCTCCCCCAATCGCCTGCTCCGGCCCTGGGAAGACAACCCCGTAGGACCAGCCCTGGCCTGGCTGGTCGCGCTGGTGCTGGTGCTGGGAATTGCGATCGCCGGTCCGGCCCCGGCCTTTGCCGCCGACAGCCATCCCCTCCTCACCCTCGACCTGCTGCGGCAGCGGCTGGCAACGCCTGTGCAGCGGGAGGGGCGAGCGGCGATTGATCTGCGCTACTACACCATTGACCTGCGCCCCGACAGTCCCCTCGCCGACAGCTTTTATCGCCTGCTCAGCGGCGGATTGCAAAAACCCGCCACCGCGCCAGCCCTCGACCTGAGCTACGCCATTGTGCAGGGCGACCTGGATTTGCAGCGGCTGGGCCAGCGCGAACCCCTCTACGGCGACACCCTCTCGCCGCTGCTGAGTGGGGCGGGCCAGGCCCAGCTCAAGCGCGATCGCCAGCGGCTGCTCCAGCTCAGTCGGCTGTCGCAGTCGCTGTTAATTCAGGGCCAGGGCAGCAGTCAGCAAATCTATCTGTTCAAAGCCCCCCTGGTGGCGGCCCAGACCCGCTTTACAGGGCAGGTGCTGGGGGGCGACACGTTCTTTTTGGGCCGGGTGCTGGCCAGCGGTGCGGTGTTTGAGCAGGGGCTGGCGGTGACGGGGGCGCGCTTTAACCAGTCGGTCAACCTGTCCGGGGCCGACTTTCGCCAGGGGGTGCAGGCCAAGGGCAGCCTGTTTTTTGAGACGGCCCGCTTCGACCAGAGCCAGTTTCGAGCCGGGGCCAACTTTCAGGGGG from Leptolyngbya sp. KIOST-1 encodes:
- a CDS encoding M23 family metallopeptidase encodes the protein MIGRLRSLPQLSLLTPVTARWAKTAAHTFTRVFKSWPRPKALLGLGVSTAVAVALLMPRSLPPAIAQDIAAALWTRASFPVEDFQTYTSPFGYRSDPYSGSPRFHYGLDLAAPNGSYIRNWWTGEVLWVEDQGACGTSLAIKSGEWTHIYCHMHGHVEGSGQNKVLVDRNGGIQLRPGQTVPAGARIGRVGMTGRTTGPHLHWGLKYQDNWVDPALVLRAMYVGQQAAL